The Brassica napus cultivar Da-Ae chromosome C7, Da-Ae, whole genome shotgun sequence genome has a segment encoding these proteins:
- the LOC111205671 gene encoding chaperonin 60 subunit beta 4, chloroplastic-like translates to MPFIRNKLKGNLKAAAIKAPSFGERKSHCLDDLAILTGATVIRDEMGLSLEKAGKEEVLRTAKIVVVIVTKDSTLIVTNGDTQKAVEERVSKI, encoded by the exons ATGCCTTTTATCAGGAACAAACTGAAAGGTAATTTGAAGGCGGCAGCTATTAAAGCTCCTTCCTTTGGCGAGCGTAAGAGCCATTGCTTGGATGATCTTGCTATCTTAACTGGAG CTACTGTGATCAGAGATGAGATGGGGCTGAGCTTAGAGAAGGCTGGAAAGGAGGAGGTCTTAAGAACAGCAAAAATAGTTGTTGTAATTGTAACTAAGGACTCAACACTGATTGTTACTAATGGGGACACTCAGAAAGCAGTTGAGGAAAGGGTTTCTAAGATTTAA
- the LOC106443694 gene encoding GDT1-like protein 4: MSSVLQGFTKSLAMTFVSEIGDKTFFAAAILAMRYPRRLVLAGCVSALIVMTILSATVGWAAPNLIPRKWTHHITTLLFFGFGLWSLWDGFKQGGGGGSEELAEVEAELDSDLKANGKATKDKVEDENKKQKRPFLTQFFSPIFLKAFSINFFGEFGDKSQLATIGLAADENPFGVILGGVLAQLLCTTAAVIGGKSLASQISERIVALSGGMLFIIFGIQSFLTSVET, encoded by the exons ATGAGCTCGGTTTTGCAG GGTTTTACGAAGTCACTCGCCATGACTTTCGTGTCGGAAATTGGCGACAAGACGTTTTTCGCTGCAGCT ATTCTAGCGATGCGTTATCCGAGGAGACTTGTGTTGGCTGGTTGTGTATCGGCTCTAATT GTCATGACTATCCTCTCTGCTACTGTTGGATGGGCTGCTCCTAATCTg ATCCCTCGCAAATGGACGCATCACATAACAACAttgttgttttttggttttgggttATGGTCTTTATGGGATGGTTTTAAACAAGGAGGAGGAGG GGGCTCAGAAGAATTAGCTGAAGTTGAAGCAGAACTG GATTCTGATTTGAAGGCTAATGGTAAAGCTACAAAAGACAAG GTTGAAGATGAAAACAAAAAGCAGAAAAGGCCGTTCCTCACACAGTTCTTCTCTCCAATTTTTCTCAAG GCATTTTCAATTAATTTCTTTGGTGAATTTGGTGACAAGAGTCAG CTTGCTACAATTGGTTTAGCCGCAGATGAAAATCCGTTTGGGGTGATCCTTGGTGGAGTTTT GGCACAACTGTTGTGCACCACTGCTGCTGTGATTGGCGGAAAAAGCTTAGCGTCTCAGATATCGGAACGAATA GTTGCTCTTTCTGGTGGAATGCTTTTCATTATCTTTGGCATCCAATCGTTTCTTACTTCTGTTGAGACCTAA
- the LOC106360099 gene encoding uncharacterized protein At3g60930, chloroplastic-like produces the protein MDHPKEGSGESGMPPSASGAKLLKVKQEVGAKMRKGKKTAREAIATRVSKRKKKDDSSGSSPHSPSLLKNQDVVNLMVQALGQKELGRACNSDETPETAPEGWFCCHEKYISKSHLRFPLPTLLLDLLDHYQLALSQLCPSVIRVINGFITRSKEEGVSVGLTELMSLFSLKESASKEGGTGTYYLPSRPNHVIFRFSSSDDDWRKKYFYVKVDPSTVPVGRNLRVTWTNPSEIEDPPKLSTKLTRALYRKLQQSPCTWVAYTTSRISAARFPDTYNASFQDPIPAENLEISAGDSVVSISTGASASGTEKSQPGDMTLRPSFRSRGNPSKAASASRGSDRNQGGSFLISMKEVLDDGGSKPVVETTPTEVVAQDAAPLPEVQVPEADYQAPKGTSEVEPSRHKRPRTDQGGAPTRSSSSSSRGGTVGWSFTHSKPGSILDDSWGLAAIMRHLKSVGCPLPALKDLTNRDEYLDIAHCMGQLAGAVNRAQLRFENALCAAPNAGELAEVTEMVKAAKADLDQARVRISELEAEVTRLGSKADAQQGEIESQKLDIQVKSRRINDLEAARKIAEHQVRELIASSQDSQKNKEAEVKLAVREGKKEVAEAYGKILVCVKEKFARKKDEVNALVYAQELQANADLLKDMLNNKIQSVEEEYNQLVALLPEATTAYEKAQVSDFSVSKLPLPQISESSAPVEAAIGGDGNVVDEGVPAGAGDPIQEEKED, from the exons ATGGATCATCCGAAAGAAGGTTCCGGGGAATCCGGGATGCCTCCCTCTGCTTCTGGAGCTAAACTACTGAAAGTTAAGCAAGAAGTCGGAGCCAAGATGAGGAAGGGGAAAAAGACAGCCAGGGAGGCAATCGCGACCAGAGTTTCTAAACGGAAGAAGAAAGACGATTCTAGTGGGAGCAGTCCTCACTCGCCTTCGTTGCTGAAAAATCAAGACGTGGTTAACCTCATGGTTCAAGCTCTCGGCCAAAAGGAGCTTGGCCGTGCCTGTAATTCCGACGAAACCCCCGAGACCGCTCCGGAGGGTTGGTTCTGTTGCCATGAGAAGTACATCTCCAAGTCTCACTTGAGATTTCCTCTTCCGACCCTACTGCTTGATCTACTAGATCATTATCAGTTAGCCCTTTCCCAACTCTGTCCCTCGGTTATCCGGGTGATAAACGGCTTTATCACTAGGTCCAAAGAGGAGGGGGTTAGCGTCGGTCTTACCGAACTTATGAGCCTCTTTTCCCTGAAGGAAAGCGCCTCTAAGGAGGGTGGTACCGGGACCTACTACCTCCCTAGTCGTCCCAATCATGTTATCTTCAGATTCTCTAGTAGTGATGATGACTGGAGGAAGAAGTATTTTTACGTTAAAGTTGATCCTTCGACGGTTCCTGTGGGTCGGAACCTTAGGGTCACTTGGACTAATCCATCTG AAATCGAAGATCCTCCGAAGCTCTCTACCAAGCTCACCAGGGCTCTATACCGCAAGTTGCAGCAGAGTCCCTGTACCTGGGTAGCCTACACCACTTCTCGAATAAGTGCAGCCAGATTCCCAGATACCTACAACGCCTCTTTCCAAGATCCCATTCCTGCTGAGAACCTTGAGA TTTCGGCAGGCGATTCAGTTGTATCGATCTCAACTGGTGCTAGTGCTTCGGGAACTGAAAAGTCTCAGCCAGGTGACATGACTCTGCGACCATCATTCCGTTCTAGGGGTAACCCCTCTAAAGCTGCCAGTGCTTCTCGTGGAAGCGACAGGAACCAAGGAGGATCGTTCCTTATCTCAATGAAGGAAGTTTTGGACGACGGAGGATCCAAACCTGTTGTCGAGACTACTCCAACTGAGGTTGTAGCTCAGGATGCTGCTCCTCTCCCTGAGGTCCAGGTGCCGGAGGCTGACTACCAGGCTCCGAAGGGTACCTCTGAGGTCGAGCCGTCGAGACACAAGAGGCCCAGGACCGATCAGGGCGGAGCTCCCACccgttcttcttcctcgtcctctagaGGAGGGACTGTTGGGTGGAGCTTTACCCATTCGAAGCCTGGGTCGATCCTGGACGACTCTTGGGGCCTAGCTGCGATAATGAGGCACCTGAAGAGCGTGGGATGTCCCCTTCCAGCGCTCAAGGACCTGACTAACCGAGATGAGTATCTCGATATTGCCCACTGTATGGGTCAG TTGGCTGGGGCTGTTAACAGGGCCCAGCTCAGGTTTGAGAATGCTCTGTGTGCTGCCCCCAATGCTGGTGAACTTGCTGAGGTTACCGAGATGGTTAAGGCAGCCAAAGCCGATCTTGACCAAGCCCGGGTTCGAATTTCTGAACTCGAAGCCGAAGTGACGAGGCTAGGCTCGAAGGCCGATGCTCAGCAAGGAGAGATCGAGAGTCAAAAGCTCGATATCCAGGTGAAGAGCAGGAGGATCAATGATTTGGAGGCTGCTCGAAAGATAGCTGAGCATCAAGTACGTGAGCTCATTGCCTCATCCCAGGATAGCCAGAAGAACAAGGAAGCTGAAGTCAAGCTGGCTGTCAGGGAAGGGAAGAAAGAAGTCGCCGAAGCTTACGGCAAGATCCTGGTCTGTGTTAAGGAGAAGTTTGCTAGGAAGAAAGATGAGGTCAACGCCTTGGTGTACGCTCAGGAGCTCCAAGCTAATGCCGACCTCTTGAAGGATATGCTGAACAACAAGATCCAAAGCGTTGAAGAGGAGTACAACCAATTGGTGGCCTTATTACCAGAAGCGACAACTGCGTATGAGAAGGCTCAAGTCTCTGACTTCTCGGTCAGCAAGCTTCCTCTTCCCCAGATCTCGGAGAGTTCAG CTCCAGTCGAGGCAGCAATAGGAGGTGATGGCAATGTGGTCGATGAGGGAGTTCCTGCCGGTGCTGGTGATCCGATTcaggaagagaaggaagattga
- the LOC125590223 gene encoding uncharacterized protein LOC125590223 — MQRNIRGPPKNLTEKVSIDDSNPEKQVSIGSELPLETKKELVEFLKQNIKTFAWTTSDMKGIDANVTTHKLNVDPTFKPIKQKRRKLGLEKAQAVNDEVDRLTKAGSIREVQYPDWLANPVVVKKKNGKWRICVDFTDLNKACPKDSFPLPHIDRLVEATAGHQLLSFMDAFSGYNQIMMDPEDQEKTAFITERGTYCYKVMPFGLKNAGATYQRLVNKMFAGQLGKTMEVYIDDMLVKSSKGEDHISHLRECFEILNKYDMKLNPAKCTFGVPSGEFLGYLVTERGIEANPKQIATFLEMPSPKTTREVQRLTGRIAALNRFISRSTDKCLPFYKLLKNNKKFLWDEKCEEAFKQLKAYLSEPPILSKPVVGEPLYLYLAVSAAAVSGVLVREEQNEQRPVYYTSKSLIDAETRYPTMEKLALAVVTAARKLRPYFQSHSIIVMTSQPLRTILHSPSQSGRLAKWAIELSEYDIEYRPRAAAKAQVLADFVIELASEHLDQETEVPKWSLYVDGASSRQGSGVGLRLTSSAGETIEQSYRLGFNASNNEAEYEALIAGLKLALSLGIRELNAYSDSQLVASQFHGEYETRDERMGAYLEVVLNLTKQFDKFELTRIPRGENSSADALAALASTSDPLVKRIIPVEGIEKPSIDIATKAEMDSKPKEKIEDNSLPTVATQVFTTFWFPKTRTRSFRKHTSRKATQNPENNDKSEGTHRSSDSLEPNSTSTSGGTIQTSEPLVYKVQTRSRTALKNASRNATQTTGDNEEIGDIPQNPEPTPTNISGGTTAPGPEQESPSSLHNKVVGREDWRIPIMDYILEGKIPPNKWEARKLKALAARYCIIESALHKRSVSGPYLKCVHGLVAMKLMKEMHDGSCGNHSGGRALAIRIKRQGYFWPTIIADCEVYSSSCDKCQRHAPIIHQPAEKLSNISAPYPFMRWSMDIIGPLVPSGKGKKLLNLLVLTDYFTKWIEAEAFQQINRFEVEGFVWKNIVCRHGVPYEIVTDNGGQFISHDFKSFCDKWNIRLTFSSPRRPQGNGQAEAANKSVLANLKKRLGAQKELWSEKLPEVLWACRTTPRKATEETPFSLAYGMEAVVPAETTAGSLRRELCTSNPAANNQLLMDSLDLIEERRDQALLRIQNYQQAMARHYNSKVRPRQFAVGDLVLRKVFEGTKEPGAGKLGTNWEGPYRIIHIVRPGVYKLQKVRTGVPEIRSWKATNLKRYYH; from the coding sequence ATGCAACGAAATATCCGAGGTCCCCCTAAGAACCTCACCGAAAAAGTTAGCATCGACGACTCAAATCCTGAGAAACAGGTGAGCATCGGATCCGAGCTACCTCTCGAAACCAAAAAGGAGCTCGTCGAATTCCTAAAACAGAATATCAAAACCTTTGCATGGACCACCAGCGACATGAAAGGCATAGATGCAAATGTCACCACTCATAAGCTCAATGTAGACCCTACTTTTAAACCGATCAAACAGAAACGTCGTAagctaggtctagaaaaagccCAAGCTGTCAACGACGAGGTCGATCGACTAACAAAGGCCGGGTCCATCCGAGAGGTACAATACCCCGATTGGCTAGCTAACCCAGTGGtagtaaaaaagaagaatgggAAATGGAGAATCTGTGTAGACTTCACCGATTTAAACAAAGCCTGTCCTAAGGACAGCTTCCCGTTACCTCATATCGATCGTTTGGTCGAAGCAACGGCTGGACACCAGCTCTTGTCCTTTATGGATGCCTTTTCAGGatataaccagattatgatggaTCCTGAGGATCAAGAGAAAACCGCATTCATAACTGAACGAGGAACCTATTGTTACAAGGTCATGCCGTTTGGTTTGAAAAACGCGGGAGCTACCTATCAAAGgttagtaaataaaatgttcgctggacaactcggaaaaaccatggaagtctacatcgacgacatgttagTCAAATCCTCAAAGGGGGAGGACCACATCTCCCATCTAAGAGAATGTTTCGAAATCCTCAACAAATACGACATGAAGCTAAACCCAGCTAAGTGTACCTTCGGAGTACCTTCCGGCGAATTCCTAGGTTACCTCGTAACCGAAAGAGGCATCGAAGCCAACCCGAAACAAATAGCGACATTCCTGGAAATGCCATCACCTAAAACGACCAGAGAGGTACAAAGATTGACCGGACGGATCGCAGCACTAAATCGATTCATCTCCAGGTCCACCGATAAATGCCTTCCATTCTATAAACTtctgaaaaataataagaagttCTTATGGGATGAAAAGTGCGAAGAAGCCTTCAAACAGCTGAAGGCTTACCTCTCGGAACCTCCGATACTATCCAAACCTGTAGTAGGAGAACCACTGTACCTGTACCTCGCCGTGTCGGCAGCTGCAGTCAGCGGAGtgctagtacgagaggaacaaaACGAACAGAGACCTGTCTATTATACTAGCAAAAGCTTAATAGACGCCGAGACGAGATATCCCACCATGGAAAAACTAGCCCTAGCAGTCGTGACAGCTGCCAGGAAGCTGCGACCTTATTTCCAATCGCACTCGATCATCGTAATGACCTCACAACCATTACGgacgattctgcatagcccTAGCCAATCCGGACGATTAGCAAAATGGGCTATAGAGCTCAGCGAGTACGACATCGAGTACAGACCCCGAGCAGCAGCAAAAGCTCAGGTCCTCGCCGATTTCGTTATTGAGCTAGCATCCGAACATCTAGACCAGGAAACAGAGGTTCCGAAATGGAGCCTATACGTGGACGGAGCCTCGTCAAGGCAAGGCTCCGGTGTCGGTTTAAGACTAACCTCCTCAGCCGGAGAAACCATCGAACAATCCTATAGACTTGGATTTAACGCTTCCAACAACGAGGCCGAGTACGAAGCACTAATCGCTGGATTAAAGCTCGCCCTGAGCCTCGGAATTCGGGAGCTAAACGCCTACAGCGACTCGCAGCTGGTAGCTAGCCAGTTTCACGGGGAATACGAAACAAGGGACGAAAGAATGGGGGCATACCTCGAGGTCGTCCTAAACCTCACAAAGCAGTTTGACAAGTTCGAGCTAACGAGGATCCCACGAGGGGAGAACTCCTCAGCAGACGCGCTCGCCGCATTAGCTTCCACATCCGACCCTCTCGTAAAACGAATTATACCCGTGGAAGGAATCGAGAAGCCAAGTATCGACATAGCTACCAAGGCTGAGATGGATAGCAAAccaaaggaaaaaatagaggatAACAGCCTCCCGACGGTAGCTACCCAAGTTTTCACGACATTCTGGTTCCCGAAAACTAGAACACGCAGCTTTAGAAAGCACACCTCCAGGAAAGCAACCCAGAACCCGGAAAACAACGACAAAAGTGAAGGTACTCACCGAAGTTCAGACTCCCTAGAGCCTAACTCTACGAGTACCTCCGGGGGCACCATCCAGACCTCGGAGCCACTTGTCTATAAAGTCCAAACAAGAAGCCGCACCGCTCTTAAAAACGCATCTAGGAACGCTACACAAACCACAGGGGATAACGAGGAAATTGGAGATATTCCTCAGAACCCAGAACCTACTCCAACGAATATCTCCGGGGGCACCACGGCACCAGGTCCCGAACAGGAATCTCCCTCCtctcttcacaacaaagttgtaGGGAGAGAAGACTGGAGAATACCGATCATGGATTACATCCTAGAGGGAAAAATTCCACCCAACAAGTGGGAGGCTCGAAAACTCAAAGCTTTAGCAGCAAGATACTGTATAATCGAGTCAGCCCTCCACAAACGAAGTGTCTCCGGACCTTACCTAAAATGCGTTCACGGCCTAGTAGCTATGAAACTCATGAAGGAAATGCACGACGGTTCCTGTGGAAACCATTCCGGAGGCAGAGCCTTAGCCATCCGAATAAAAAGACAAGGCTACTTCTGGCCTACCATTATCGCAGATTGTGAGGTCTACTCCTCATCGTGCgacaaatgccaaaggcatgcaccGATCATACACCAACCAGCGGAAAAGCTGTCTAACATATCAGCTCCCTACCCATTCATGAGGTGGTCTATGGACATTATAGGTCCATTAGTACCTTCAGGGAAAGGAAAGAAGTTACTAAACCTCCTGGTCCTAACCGACTACTTCACGAAATGGATTGAAGCTGAAGCTTTCCAACAAATAAACAGATTCGAGGTCGAAGGATTTGTTTGGAAAAACATCGTATGCAGGCATGGCGTCccatacgaaatcgtaaccgacaaTGGAGGACAGTTCATATCCCACGACTTCAAAAGTTTCTGCGATAAATGGAACATCCGCCTCACCTTCTCATCACCTCGGCGACCTCAAGGGAACGGACAGGCGGAGGCTGCCAACAAATCAGTTTTAGCAAACCTCAAGAAACGCCTAGGAGCCCAAAAGGAGCTTTGGTCGGAAAAACTACCCGAAGTACTATGGGCCTGCCGAACCACCCCACGAAAAGCTACAGAGGAAACTCCCTTCTCCTTAGCTTATGGGATGGAAGCTGTCGTCCCAGCAGAAACCACCGCAGGTAGCCTCAGACGGGAGCTCTGCACCTCAAATCCCGCAGCTAATAACCAGCTCCTGATGGATAGCCTCGACTTGATCGAGGAAAGACGAGACCAAGCCTTGCTTCGCATTCAAAATTATCAGCAAGCAATGGCACGACACTACAATTCCAAAGTAAGGCCCCGACAGTTCGCCGTAGGGGACCTAGTGCTTAGGAAAGTGTTCGAAGGAACAAAGGAACCGGGAGCTGGAAAGTTAGGaaccaactgggaaggaccctaccgAATTATCCACATAGTACGACCCGGAGTTTACAAACTCCAGAAGGTACGAACCGGGGTACCTGAAATCCGATCGTGGAAGGCCACGAACCTCAAAAGATACTATCATTAG
- the LOC106394289 gene encoding transcription factor HHO3 encodes MAKKGDNMDYTLKKKRCEEYIEALEEEQKKIQVFKRELPLCLSLVTQAIESYWKELSEFSRSEHIQSEGSERTTSEFEGRDGCIALSEEFVPIKSCERVKDDEAENNVDKKKSEWLQLWNQSPDPQPIEDQTTTVVAAEVNENCGAFQPFQKGKLAYSQPLKAITPTPKASSSTAETGGNKKEMEQQKQLQMHRKQRRCWSSELHRRFLHALQRLGGSHAATPKQIRDLMQVDGLTNDEVKSHLQKYRLHTRRPATPTLTNGCESPQQQQLIVVEGIWVPSKDGVNNRVYAPVAVQPPPRSSPSEPRSIQRCKPPTASSSTHPSHLLPLS; translated from the exons ATGGCTAAGAAAGGAGACAACATGGACTATACCttgaaaaagaagagatgtGAAGAATACATAGAAGCACTTGAAGAAGAACAAAAgaagatccaagttttcaagCGTGAGCTTCCCCTATGTTTAtcgcttgttacacaag CGATCGAGTCGTACTGGAAGGAGTTATCCGAATTTTCCAGGTCAGAACACATTCAATCAGAAGGTTCAGAGCGGACTACAAGTGAATTTGAAGGCAGAGACGGTTGCATTGCCTTGTCTGAGGAGTTTGTGCCGATCAAATCTTGTGAACGTGTTAAAGACGATGAAGCTGAAAATAACGTTGATAAGAAGAAATCTGAATGGCTTCAATTATGGAACCAGTCTCCTGATCCTCAGCCCATAGAG GACCAGACAACAACGGTGGTGGCGGCGGAGGTAAACGAAAACTGCGGTGCGTTTCAGCCGTTTCAAAAAGGAAAGCTCGCCTATTCTCAACCGTTGAAAGCAATCACTCCAACGCCGAAGGCGTCGAGTTCAACGGCGGAAACAGGCGGAAATAAAAAAGAGATGGAGCAGCAGAAACAATTACAGATGCATCGGAAGCAAAGGCGTTGCTGGTCGTCGGAATTACACCGGAGATTCCTTCACGCGCTTCAGCGGCTTGGAGGATCACATG CTGCTACGCCTAAGCAGATTAGAGATCTCATGCAAGTCGATGGTCTAACCAATGACGAAGTTAAAAGCCACTTACag AAATATAGATTGCACACAAGAAGACCAGCTACTCCGACATTGACCAACGGCTGCGAAAGTCCACAACAACAGCAGTTAATTGTTGTTGAAGGCATTTGGGTGCCGTCAAAAGATGGAGTGAATAACAGAGTTTACGCTCCTGTGGCAGTACAACCGCCACCACGTTCTTCACCGTCCGAACCAAGAAGCATCCAACGTTGCAAACCGCCTACAGCATCTTCTTCTACACACCCCTCACACCTTCTTCCTCTGTCATGA